Proteins encoded in a region of the Mucilaginibacter sabulilitoris genome:
- a CDS encoding nucleoside permease, with protein MNIKFRLILMNFMQYFIWGSWLLTIAVYWFQNKHWSGEHFGAIFSTMGISAIFMPALAGIIADRFINAEKLYGVMHILGAMTLFSLPLVTNPFTFFWVMLLNMVFYMPTLSLSITVAFSALKNSDKDIVKAYPSIRIWGTIGFIAALWIVSLTHNETSANQFYISSAMALTLGIYSFTLPKAPPLLGKVAHKSFVEQLGLKAFTLFRVPKFAIFFAFSLLLGAALQLTNAYGDTYIHDFANVPAYKDTIAVKYPAIIMSISQVSEILFILAIPFFLRKFGIKYVMLFSMLAWVLRFGLFAFGDPASGLWMIIGSCIVYGMAFDFFNISGSLFVETQTTPEIRASAQGLFMMMVNGFGAFFGSIASGMIIDKFFTMPDHSKNWHGIWLTFAGYALVISIIFPFVFRYKHNAALKHAIQHA; from the coding sequence ATGAATATTAAGTTCCGCTTAATACTGATGAATTTCATGCAATATTTTATCTGGGGATCGTGGCTACTCACTATCGCAGTATACTGGTTTCAGAATAAACATTGGTCGGGTGAGCATTTCGGAGCTATTTTTTCAACTATGGGTATCTCGGCAATCTTCATGCCTGCCCTTGCGGGAATTATTGCCGACCGCTTTATAAATGCCGAAAAGTTGTATGGCGTGATGCATATTTTAGGAGCAATGACCTTATTTTCGCTCCCGCTTGTAACTAATCCATTTACTTTTTTCTGGGTGATGCTATTGAATATGGTCTTTTATATGCCAACCTTGTCATTATCTATAACCGTAGCTTTCTCGGCTTTAAAAAACAGCGATAAGGATATTGTAAAAGCCTATCCCTCTATCCGTATATGGGGAACGATTGGTTTTATTGCGGCCTTGTGGATTGTGAGCCTTACTCATAACGAAACTTCGGCCAATCAATTCTATATTTCATCGGCAATGGCCCTTACATTGGGTATTTATTCGTTTACCTTACCCAAAGCCCCCCCTCTTTTAGGCAAAGTCGCTCATAAATCCTTTGTTGAACAATTAGGTTTAAAAGCTTTTACCTTATTTAGAGTCCCTAAGTTTGCTATATTTTTTGCCTTTTCGCTATTGTTGGGAGCAGCTCTGCAGCTTACCAATGCTTATGGCGATACCTATATACATGATTTTGCCAATGTACCTGCTTATAAAGATACCATAGCTGTAAAATACCCCGCTATCATTATGTCTATATCCCAGGTATCTGAAATATTGTTTATCCTGGCTATCCCATTCTTCCTACGCAAATTCGGCATCAAGTATGTAATGCTGTTTAGCATGCTGGCCTGGGTTTTACGATTTGGTTTATTTGCCTTTGGAGATCCAGCCAGTGGCCTTTGGATGATCATCGGTTCCTGCATTGTTTATGGTATGGCCTTTGATTTCTTTAATATTTCAGGCTCCTTATTTGTAGAAACCCAGACTACTCCGGAGATAAGAGCCAGTGCCCAAGGGCTTTTTATGATGATGGTAAATGGCTTTGGTGCTTTTTTTGGAAGTATCGCGAGCGGTATGATCATCGATAAGTTTTTCACTATGCCCGATCATAGCAAAAACTGGCATGGTATATGGCTTACTTTTGCCGGATATGCCCTGGTAATTTCTATTATATTCCCGTTTGTATTTCGCTATAAACATAACGCGGCGCTTAAACATGCTATACAGCACGCATAA
- a CDS encoding SelT/SelW/SelH family protein, whose protein sequence is MKPTITIEYCPKCNWMMRAAYMAQELLTTFTDDIYGVTLHPSETSGKYTISVDSTVLFDRKEQGRFPEIKELKQIVRDHVNPGKSLGHSDSR, encoded by the coding sequence ATGAAACCAACTATCACCATTGAATATTGCCCAAAATGCAACTGGATGATGCGGGCAGCGTACATGGCCCAGGAACTGCTCACAACCTTTACTGATGATATTTATGGTGTAACCCTCCACCCCTCCGAAACAAGCGGCAAATACACCATTAGCGTTGATAGCACAGTACTATTTGATCGTAAGGAACAAGGGCGCTTTCCCGAAATTAAGGAGTTGAAGCAAATAGTGCGCGACCATGTTAACCCCGGCAAAAGCTTAGGGCACTCCGATAGCAGATAA
- a CDS encoding ThuA domain-containing protein has translation MKQKLKYLLIVCLLVAAGAQVWAKGKAKVLVFSKTAGFHHNSIAVGVPAIIKLGRENNFDVDTTTNAEKFTTANLKQYAAVIFLSTTGDVLNDTQQAAFEQYIKAGGGFVGVHAATDTEYDWPWYGKLVGAYFKSHPKQQEATLNVVDRNFIATKHLPATWKRWDEWYNYKWIADDLHVLIKIDEKSYTGGENGDNHPMSWYHEFDGDRAFYTELGHTDESYADPLYLKHLLGGIQYAISGKK, from the coding sequence ATGAAACAAAAATTAAAATATCTATTAATTGTATGTCTTTTGGTAGCCGCCGGAGCGCAGGTTTGGGCCAAAGGGAAAGCTAAAGTATTGGTGTTTAGTAAAACAGCAGGCTTTCACCATAACTCCATTGCTGTTGGTGTACCTGCTATTATAAAACTTGGTCGGGAAAATAATTTTGACGTTGATACTACTACCAATGCCGAAAAGTTTACCACGGCCAATTTAAAACAATATGCAGCAGTTATATTTTTAAGTACCACCGGCGACGTTTTGAATGATACCCAGCAAGCTGCTTTTGAGCAATATATTAAAGCAGGCGGCGGATTTGTAGGTGTACATGCGGCTACGGATACCGAATATGATTGGCCGTGGTATGGTAAACTGGTTGGCGCTTATTTTAAAAGCCATCCAAAACAGCAGGAAGCTACCCTGAATGTGGTTGACCGTAATTTTATTGCCACTAAACACTTACCTGCAACATGGAAAAGATGGGACGAATGGTATAACTACAAATGGATAGCGGATGACCTGCACGTACTGATCAAGATTGATGAGAAAAGCTATACCGGAGGAGAAAATGGTGACAATCACCCTATGAGCTGGTACCATGAATTTGATGGCGACAGGGCATTTTATACCGAACTCGGCCATACCGATGAATCATACGCCGATCCTTTGTATCTAAAACATTTGCTGGGCGGTATACAGTATGCCATCAGCGGAAAGAAATAA
- a CDS encoding tetratricopeptide repeat protein has translation MELSRLDKLLEFIKNEPEDEFLKYALATEYLRLNQADKALIYYEDLTTNHPDYVGTYYHLGKLYEALNRKEDAINIYETGMKVAKQKRDNHAFSELQAVYRQAMGVEEDDDDY, from the coding sequence ATGGAGTTGAGCAGATTAGATAAGCTACTGGAATTTATAAAAAATGAGCCGGAGGATGAGTTTTTAAAATACGCTCTTGCTACGGAATATCTGCGTCTTAATCAGGCAGATAAGGCCCTGATTTATTATGAAGATCTGACCACGAATCATCCAGACTATGTGGGTACTTATTACCACTTAGGTAAATTATATGAGGCGTTAAACCGTAAGGAAGACGCTATAAATATCTACGAAACAGGCATGAAAGTGGCAAAACAGAAACGCGACAACCATGCTTTTTCGGAGTTACAAGCTGTTTACAGACAGGCTATGGGAGTTGAGGAAGATGATGACGATTATTAA
- a CDS encoding bifunctional nuclease family protein, whose product MKKIKLDIVGLSYSQTQSGAYALVLGEVSGRRRLPIIIGSFEAQAIAIEIEKMTPSRPLTHDLFKSFAQAYQIEVQEIIIYNLVDGIFYSKLICNDGKKTVEIDARTSDAIAVAVRFDCPIFTYEFILSTAGIVIEGNDFVYLENINETPEEKTVGSTVGSGFASLSIDELKTKLQEALAEESYEKAAKIRDELNKRKAS is encoded by the coding sequence ATGAAAAAAATTAAGCTTGATATTGTAGGGTTGTCATACAGTCAGACGCAATCAGGCGCTTATGCTTTAGTTTTAGGCGAGGTAAGCGGACGCCGCAGGTTACCTATAATTATAGGCAGTTTTGAAGCTCAGGCTATAGCTATCGAAATAGAAAAAATGACTCCAAGCCGCCCGCTCACGCATGATCTGTTCAAGAGTTTTGCACAAGCCTACCAGATAGAGGTACAGGAGATCATTATCTATAATCTGGTCGACGGAATATTTTATTCCAAACTGATTTGCAATGACGGGAAAAAGACGGTTGAAATTGATGCCCGCACGTCCGACGCTATAGCTGTGGCGGTTAGATTCGATTGCCCGATTTTCACTTACGAATTTATACTTTCTACCGCGGGTATCGTAATTGAGGGTAATGATTTTGTTTACCTTGAAAATATCAACGAAACACCGGAGGAAAAAACCGTAGGTTCAACAGTGGGCAGTGGTTTTGCCTCTTTAAGTATCGACGAGCTCAAAACCAAATTACAGGAAGCCCTGGCAGAAGAATCATACGAAAAAGCTGCCAAAATACGCGACGAATTAAACAAGCGTAAAGCATCCTGA
- a CDS encoding electron transfer flavoprotein subunit alpha/FixB family protein: MSVLIYAENAGGKFKKSVFEAVTYARAIANQNNTSLVAISIGDVDAAELAALGKYGAEKVLNVSGEKLKNFVNQAYASIIAEAAKKHSADIVVLSNTFSGRGLAPRLGVKLEAGVADGAVALPQQDGGKFTVKKTAFSGKAFAVVELTSANKVIALVPNSYKVTETGETAQVEDFTAETKDSDFKAMIKEIVRSTDKVSLPDAEIVVSAGRGLKGPENWGMVEELASLLGAATACSKPVSDAGWRPHSEHVGQTGIAVSPNLYIAIGISGAIQHLAGISSSKVIVVINKDPEAPFFKVADYGIVGDAFDVVPKLIAAVKEYKASA, translated from the coding sequence ATGTCAGTTTTAATATATGCGGAAAATGCCGGTGGAAAATTCAAAAAATCAGTTTTTGAAGCCGTAACCTACGCCCGGGCCATTGCCAATCAAAATAATACCAGCCTTGTGGCTATCTCTATAGGCGACGTTGACGCCGCTGAACTGGCCGCCCTGGGTAAATATGGCGCCGAAAAAGTGCTTAACGTTTCAGGCGAAAAGCTCAAAAATTTTGTAAACCAGGCTTATGCATCCATTATCGCCGAAGCTGCGAAAAAACACAGCGCTGATATTGTGGTGTTATCCAACACATTCTCGGGCCGTGGCTTAGCACCAAGATTAGGTGTAAAGCTGGAGGCCGGTGTTGCCGATGGCGCGGTAGCATTACCTCAGCAGGATGGTGGTAAGTTCACCGTTAAAAAAACCGCTTTTTCTGGCAAAGCATTTGCTGTTGTTGAGCTAACATCAGCCAACAAGGTTATTGCCCTGGTACCTAACTCCTATAAAGTTACAGAAACCGGTGAAACAGCCCAGGTTGAAGACTTTACTGCTGAAACAAAAGATTCGGACTTTAAAGCTATGATCAAGGAGATTGTACGCTCAACCGATAAAGTATCATTACCCGACGCCGAAATTGTTGTTTCTGCAGGACGCGGCCTTAAGGGACCTGAAAACTGGGGAATGGTAGAAGAACTTGCCTCGCTGTTGGGCGCGGCTACAGCCTGCTCAAAACCGGTGTCAGACGCCGGCTGGCGCCCGCATAGTGAACACGTTGGACAAACAGGCATTGCTGTTAGTCCAAATTTGTATATTGCAATAGGAATTTCAGGTGCGATACAACACCTGGCAGGCATCAGTTCTTCGAAAGTTATTGTGGTTATCAACAAAGACCCCGAGGCTCCTTTTTTCAAAGTTGCCGATTATGGTATTGTTGGCGATGCTTTTGACGTAGTGCCTAAATTAATAGCAGCCGTAAAAGAATATAAAGCTTCAGCATAA
- a CDS encoding MOSC domain-containing protein, which produces MLTISELNIYPIKSLGGISLARAEVTDRGFKYDRRWMLVDEHNSFLTQREFPQMALLKVHLENDGLLVTCPLKDPIKIPFKLNNQIKQEVAIWDDTCKGVFVSHEMDNWFSEALQLKCRLVYMPDDTHREVDQRYAREGMITSFSDAYPFMMIGQASLNDLNNRLAEPLPMDRFRPNIVFTGGQPYEEDLMDHIQIAGIDFFGAKLCARCVLTTINQQTGVKAKEPLKTLASYRLKNKKIMFGQNLIHEGTGIIAVGDTITTLTTHEEDRFIVSQQ; this is translated from the coding sequence ATGCTTACCATAAGTGAATTAAATATTTACCCCATAAAATCGTTAGGTGGCATATCCCTCGCCCGGGCAGAGGTTACCGATCGTGGTTTTAAATACGACAGGCGCTGGATGCTGGTTGATGAACACAACAGTTTTCTAACTCAAAGAGAGTTCCCGCAAATGGCTTTGTTAAAGGTACATCTTGAAAATGATGGTTTACTGGTCACCTGTCCACTAAAAGATCCAATAAAAATCCCCTTTAAATTAAACAATCAAATCAAACAGGAAGTGGCTATATGGGATGATACCTGCAAAGGTGTATTTGTTAGCCATGAGATGGATAACTGGTTTAGCGAAGCCCTCCAGCTAAAATGCCGGCTTGTTTATATGCCCGATGATACTCATCGTGAGGTGGATCAGAGATATGCCCGGGAAGGGATGATCACTTCGTTTTCTGACGCTTATCCTTTTATGATGATCGGACAGGCATCACTTAATGATTTAAACAATCGCCTTGCCGAACCTTTACCAATGGACAGGTTCAGGCCAAATATTGTTTTTACAGGCGGACAGCCGTATGAAGAGGACCTGATGGATCATATTCAAATAGCCGGTATTGATTTTTTTGGTGCAAAGCTCTGCGCCCGTTGTGTGCTCACCACCATAAACCAGCAAACCGGGGTAAAGGCAAAAGAGCCTTTAAAAACATTAGCTTCATACCGTTTAAAAAACAAAAAGATCATGTTCGGGCAAAACCTGATTCATGAAGGCACCGGTATAATTGCTGTTGGAGATACGATTACCACATTAACCACCCACGAAGAGGATCGTTTTATAGTATCTCAACAATGA
- the chrA gene encoding chromate efflux transporter: MKKRHLLFLRDVFIYTFTAFGGPQAHIAVLLREFVEKRHYITESELMELNALSQVLPGPASTQTLVGIAWKVGGLRLALITFLIWILPSATIMGLAAISYKMFANQAKFSHIISYVQPIAVGIVAYATYTFANRFLKTRVSTMLAIGSLISTLILQNAYAFPLLILLGGIISSAMETQQQENELRVKLYANVNPNKVAYFIGILLFFAALGAIINQTSPFSLPIRLFENFYRNGILIFGGGQVMVPLMYTEFVEVKHYLSNSEFLSGYALQQALPGPTFSFTSFLGGITLGNKGFGVGGQIIGSLVAVIGVNTPGLILILFIVPFWEDLKKITRIKNSLSGINAVSVGFMATAFILLVRPFGGNWLAYGLMAGTFALLHFTKIKTPIIIIIGILLGLFF; encoded by the coding sequence ATGAAAAAACGACATCTTCTGTTTCTACGTGATGTTTTCATTTATACATTTACCGCATTTGGCGGCCCGCAGGCTCATATAGCCGTTTTGCTGCGCGAATTTGTTGAAAAAAGGCATTATATAACCGAAAGTGAGCTGATGGAGCTTAATGCGTTATCGCAGGTTTTGCCCGGTCCGGCATCTACGCAAACATTGGTTGGTATAGCCTGGAAGGTAGGCGGGCTACGCTTAGCCCTTATTACCTTTCTGATATGGATACTGCCTTCGGCTACCATAATGGGGTTAGCTGCCATCAGTTATAAAATGTTTGCCAATCAGGCTAAATTTTCACATATCATCAGTTATGTTCAACCCATTGCTGTTGGGATTGTGGCTTATGCTACTTACACATTTGCAAATCGGTTTTTAAAAACAAGGGTAAGCACCATGCTGGCTATTGGGTCGCTTATTTCAACACTTATTTTGCAAAATGCTTATGCCTTCCCTTTACTCATTTTATTAGGGGGCATCATCTCGTCGGCTATGGAAACCCAGCAACAGGAAAACGAACTGCGGGTTAAGCTATATGCTAATGTAAATCCTAACAAGGTAGCCTATTTTATCGGGATACTATTGTTTTTTGCGGCATTAGGTGCCATCATTAACCAAACATCGCCATTTAGCTTACCGATACGTTTATTTGAAAATTTTTACCGTAACGGCATACTCATATTCGGCGGCGGACAGGTCATGGTACCTTTAATGTATACGGAGTTTGTGGAGGTTAAACATTACCTGAGTAATTCTGAATTCCTGTCGGGTTATGCGTTGCAACAAGCGCTGCCCGGTCCTACATTTTCGTTTACTTCTTTTTTGGGCGGAATTACTTTAGGCAACAAAGGTTTTGGCGTAGGCGGGCAAATAATCGGCAGCCTTGTAGCCGTTATTGGTGTAAACACTCCAGGATTGATACTTATTTTATTCATTGTACCTTTTTGGGAAGATCTGAAAAAAATTACCCGTATTAAGAATTCTCTGAGCGGTATAAATGCGGTTTCTGTTGGTTTTATGGCTACAGCCTTTATTTTACTGGTAAGGCCGTTTGGCGGTAACTGGCTTGCTTATGGCTTAATGGCAGGTACTTTTGCGTTGTTGCATTTTACCAAAATAAAAACCCCGATAATTATCATCATCGGGATACTGTTGGGGCTATTCTTTTAA
- a CDS encoding electron transfer flavoprotein subunit beta/FixA family protein, whose protein sequence is MKILVCVSNVPDTTTKITFTDNNTQFNTNGVQFILNPYDEIALSRAIELTDGGKGSVTVINVGEVNTEATIRKALAIGATDAVRINAKPHDAWYVAYQIAQYVKANPFDLILTGRESIDYNGSKVAGMLGELLDIPSVSIIKKLDADDSSATVEREIEGGKEALTIPFPFVAGTAEGVAEPKIPNMRGIMSARTKPLTVVEPVEAKTFSEVLSYETPAPRGQVKLVPADDTARLVELLHTEARVI, encoded by the coding sequence ATGAAGATCTTGGTATGTGTAAGTAATGTTCCTGATACCACCACAAAAATAACTTTTACAGATAACAACACCCAATTTAATACAAATGGTGTTCAGTTTATCCTAAACCCTTATGACGAGATAGCCCTTTCACGTGCTATTGAACTTACTGATGGCGGTAAAGGTTCTGTAACGGTAATAAATGTTGGCGAGGTAAATACAGAAGCCACAATCCGTAAAGCGCTGGCTATTGGCGCAACAGACGCGGTACGTATAAATGCGAAACCGCACGACGCCTGGTATGTGGCTTATCAGATAGCCCAGTACGTAAAAGCAAACCCGTTCGACCTTATTTTGACCGGACGCGAGTCTATCGATTATAATGGCTCAAAAGTTGCCGGTATGCTGGGCGAACTGCTGGATATTCCATCAGTATCCATCATCAAAAAATTAGACGCCGATGATAGCAGCGCTACTGTAGAACGCGAAATTGAAGGCGGCAAAGAAGCACTTACCATCCCCTTCCCCTTTGTAGCAGGCACTGCCGAGGGCGTTGCCGAACCCAAAATACCAAACATGCGTGGTATCATGTCTGCGCGCACTAAACCACTGACTGTTGTTGAACCTGTTGAGGCTAAAACATTTTCTGAGGTTCTCAGTTATGAAACTCCAGCCCCACGCGGACAGGTAAAACTTGTACCTGCTGATGATACCGCCAGACTGGTTGAGCTTTTACACACCGAAGCTCGTGTTATATAA
- a CDS encoding VOC family protein codes for MKKYIAHITLLVKDYDEAIEFYTQKLGFILIEDSILSETKRWVLIAPDEQSQCQILLAKAANDEQTQAIGNQSGKRVFLFLYTDDFWRDYHNMLELDINFVRQPLTEEYGTVAVFEDLYGNLWDLIQPIKG; via the coding sequence ATGAAAAAATATATCGCTCACATTACCCTGTTGGTTAAGGATTATGATGAGGCCATTGAATTTTACACTCAAAAACTTGGTTTTATATTAATTGAAGACAGCATTTTAAGTGAAACCAAAAGATGGGTATTAATTGCTCCCGACGAACAATCGCAATGCCAAATTTTACTGGCAAAAGCAGCTAATGATGAACAAACGCAAGCCATCGGTAACCAATCTGGCAAACGTGTATTTTTGTTTTTATATACAGATGATTTTTGGCGGGATTATCATAACATGCTTGAACTTGATATCAATTTTGTAAGGCAGCCATTGACCGAAGAGTATGGCACAGTAGCTGTATTTGAAGATCTATATGGCAATTTATGGGATCTGATACAACCCATTAAAGGGTAA
- a CDS encoding GMC family oxidoreductase, with the protein MPLNNVSGKAKADNTYDAIVIGSGISGGWAAKELTEKGLKTIMLERGRNFEHIKDYKTASKNPWDFEHRGSVTQEQRHVRPVISRNWGATEPIMDYWVNEQEAPYTEIKPFNWWRSYQLGGRSILWGRQSYRWSDHDFEANAKDGWAIDWPIRYKDIAPWYDHVEKFIGVSGSLEGLEQLPDGHYLPPMDMNCVEKDVAERIKKSYNGSRHMIIGRSANLTAAIPGRTKCQFRNRCWEGCPFGGYFSTQSSTLPAALATGNLTVRPYSIVTKILYDKDTKKATGVEVLDAETNKTYEYYAKIVFVNASALNSAWVLMNSATDVWPGGLGSSSGELGHNIMDHHYNLGASGSVDGFEDKYYYGRRANGIYVVRFANLFGDKRDYLRGFGYQGAASRTGWSREIAELNIGAQYKDAITEPGEWQIGIGGFGELLPYHENKITLDKTRKDKWGLPVLAMDAEIKDNEKKMRIDIIKEAQAMLESAGVKNVKTHDRGHNVGDGIHEMGTARMGLDPKTSVLNKHNQVWDAKNVFCTDGAAMTSSACQNPSLTYMALTARAVDFAVGELKKGNI; encoded by the coding sequence ATGCCATTAAACAATGTAAGCGGCAAAGCTAAGGCCGATAACACCTATGATGCGATAGTTATCGGATCTGGTATAAGCGGGGGCTGGGCTGCTAAAGAATTAACCGAAAAGGGCCTGAAAACAATTATGCTTGAACGCGGACGAAATTTTGAGCATATAAAAGATTATAAAACTGCCAGTAAAAATCCATGGGATTTTGAACACCGGGGCAGCGTAACACAGGAACAGCGCCATGTTCGTCCGGTAATTTCACGTAATTGGGGCGCTACAGAACCAATAATGGATTACTGGGTAAACGAACAGGAAGCCCCATATACGGAAATTAAGCCATTTAACTGGTGGCGCTCTTATCAATTAGGCGGCCGTTCTATTTTGTGGGGCAGGCAAAGTTATCGCTGGAGCGATCATGATTTTGAAGCAAATGCAAAAGATGGCTGGGCAATTGATTGGCCAATACGTTATAAAGATATTGCTCCCTGGTATGATCATGTAGAGAAATTTATAGGAGTAAGTGGTTCACTGGAGGGTTTAGAGCAACTACCCGATGGGCATTACCTGCCGCCAATGGATATGAACTGTGTGGAAAAAGATGTGGCAGAGCGGATTAAAAAGAGCTACAACGGTTCAAGGCACATGATCATTGGTCGCTCGGCCAACCTTACTGCTGCCATACCGGGCCGTACAAAATGCCAGTTCAGGAACAGGTGCTGGGAGGGATGCCCTTTTGGCGGATATTTTAGTACGCAATCATCGACCTTACCGGCTGCTTTGGCTACAGGTAACCTTACCGTAAGGCCATACTCTATAGTTACCAAAATACTATACGACAAGGACACTAAAAAAGCAACCGGTGTTGAAGTGCTTGATGCGGAGACCAATAAAACGTATGAGTACTATGCCAAAATTGTGTTTGTAAATGCATCTGCCTTAAATAGTGCGTGGGTGCTCATGAACTCTGCCACAGACGTTTGGCCGGGCGGACTGGGCAGCAGCAGTGGCGAGCTTGGACATAATATAATGGATCATCACTACAACCTGGGAGCATCCGGTTCTGTAGATGGGTTCGAGGATAAATACTATTACGGCCGTCGTGCAAACGGTATTTATGTGGTACGTTTTGCCAATTTATTTGGCGATAAGCGGGATTATTTACGTGGCTTTGGTTACCAGGGCGCGGCAAGCCGCACCGGCTGGAGCAGGGAAATTGCAGAACTAAACATTGGCGCGCAATATAAAGATGCTATAACCGAGCCTGGAGAATGGCAAATTGGTATTGGAGGCTTTGGTGAATTGCTGCCTTATCATGAAAATAAAATAACCCTTGATAAAACCCGCAAGGATAAATGGGGTCTGCCGGTTTTGGCTATGGACGCCGAAATTAAAGACAACGAAAAGAAAATGCGTATCGATATCATTAAAGAAGCCCAGGCTATGCTGGAAAGTGCCGGTGTGAAAAATGTAAAAACACACGACCGAGGGCATAACGTAGGGGATGGCATACATGAAATGGGTACAGCCAGAATGGGTCTTGATCCAAAAACCTCAGTTTTAAATAAGCATAATCAGGTATGGGATGCCAAAAATGTATTTTGTACGGATGGCGCTGCCATGACCTCATCGGCGTGCCAAAACCCATCATTAACTTATATGGCATTAACCGCGCGGGCCGTTGATTTTGCCGTGGGTGAATTGAAAAAGGGAAACATTTAA
- a CDS encoding RrF2 family transcriptional regulator — protein MLSKKTKYAIKALVILGKNMDQPPMQISKIAEAERIPKKFLEQILLDLRNAGFLYSKKGAGGGYSLNRDPKDIYLVSIMRITDGPIAMVPCASLNFYHKCDECHQETTCGIRDVFVDVRDATLKILSETSIADIITREQSLIHP, from the coding sequence ATGCTATCCAAAAAAACAAAATACGCTATTAAGGCACTGGTGATCCTGGGCAAAAATATGGATCAGCCACCTATGCAGATCTCAAAGATCGCCGAGGCCGAACGTATCCCCAAAAAATTTCTTGAGCAAATATTGTTAGACCTGCGCAACGCAGGCTTTCTTTATAGTAAGAAAGGCGCGGGAGGTGGCTACAGCCTTAACCGCGACCCAAAAGATATTTATTTAGTAAGTATTATGCGTATTACCGACGGCCCTATTGCCATGGTACCCTGCGCAAGTCTTAATTTTTATCATAAGTGTGATGAATGCCACCAGGAAACCACCTGCGGCATCAGAGATGTTTTTGTAGACGTACGGGATGCTACGTTAAAAATATTAAGCGAAACCAGCATAGCTGATATCATCACCAGAGAGCAATCACTCATACATCCGTAA